The following coding sequences are from one Eucalyptus grandis isolate ANBG69807.140 chromosome 11, ASM1654582v1, whole genome shotgun sequence window:
- the LOC104434198 gene encoding putative clathrin assembly protein At4g40080: protein MAQKRKLRVLMSILRDKVAIIKATLSLRRTAASSVRLSVLRATAASPSDAAPPPEDRLAAVLLLGRGSLLTARTCVAALVDRLHGSADAAVALRCLVALHGVLTQGSFVLRDQPSFFPGDGGRNYLNLSKFRDDSGPEAWELSSWARWYAAFLEQTLIASRRVGFYLCGSTRDRGEKVSASSSSELLIELDVLSSVLERVVEAPKNSEQLRANDLVHEVVRLVREDYGATRSEISLRLAGLGERVDGMSSAELAQLAGVLTRLDGCEDRLISLFGNRKNNDGLWDSVAELKTKAAAEEERREGWRLVKKETKVDAAELARLVGRFTESRKLYAAAGSGAGFRGLDLVPVTVPTVG, encoded by the coding sequence ATGGCGCAGAAGCGAAAGCTCCGAGTCCTCATGAGCATCCTCCGGGACAAGGTCGCCATCATCAAGGCCACCCTCTCCctccgccgcaccgccgcctcctccgtCCGCCTCTCCGTCCTccgcgccaccgccgcctccccctccgACGCCGCCCCCCCGCCGGAGGACCGCCTCGCCGCCGTCCTCCTGCTCGGCCGCGGGTCCCTCCTCACCGCGCGCACCTGCGTCGCGGCCCTCGTGGACCGCCTCCACGGCTCCGCGGACGCCGCCGTCGCCCTCAGGTGCCTCGTCGCCCTCCACGGCGTCCTCACGCAGGGCTCCTTCGTCCTCCGCGACCAGCCGTCCTTCTtccccggcgacggcggccgcAATTACCTGAACCTCTCCAAGTTCCGGGACGACTCGGGCCCGGAGGCCTGGGAATTGTCGTCGTGGGCTCGATGGTACGCGGCGTTCCTGGAGCAGACCCTGATCGCCTCGCGGCGGGTCGGGTTCTACCTGTGCGGCTCGACCAGGGACCGGGGCGAGAAGGTCTCGGCGTCGTCGAGCTCGGAGCTGTTGATTGAACTCGACGTGTTGTCGAGCGTTCTCGAGCGGGTCGTCGAGGCACCCAAGAACTCGGAGCAGCTGCGGGCGAACGATCTCGTGCACGAGGTGGTCAGGCTGGTGCGCGAGGACTACGGCGCTACCCGGTCCGAGATCTCGCTCCGGCTCGCGGGGCTCGGGGAGAGGGTGGACGGCATGAGCTCCGCCGAGTTGGCCCAGCTCGCGGGCGTGCTGACCCGGCTGGACGGTTGCGAGGACAGGCTGATTTCGCTGTTCGGGAACAGGAAGAACAACGACGGGCTGTGGGATTCCGTCGCGGAGCTGAAGACcaaggcggcggcggaggaggagaggagagaagggTGGCGGTTGGTGAAGAAGGAGACCAAGGTCGACGCGGCGGAGTTGGCTCGGCTCGTCGGACGATTCACCGAGTCGAGAAAGCTCTACGCGGCGGCGGGGAGCGGCGCCGGATTCAGGGGGCTGGACTTGGTTCCTGTAACGGTCCCGACCGTAGGATGA
- the LOC104434196 gene encoding transcription factor bHLH96, producing the protein MALEAVVYPQDPFGYSRDQYYALAGGLPELADEKTFLDAFNDDPTANNACCWDYYSSSSANTSAMHGVSISSGQWPALDPNSSSPETTCAAASAAAAAEAGSGGSGPVPAAAAGGGGGGGGGGRRKRRRCRSSKNKEEIENQRMTHIAVERNRRKQMNEYLAVLRSLMPPSYSQRGDQASIIGGAINFVKELEQLLQSMQTHKSKPKPLQDLAAAANNNNDNSNNDVASPFAEFFSFPQYSTRLASAPCGGPTEPATALEDRSGGPHPQWVVADIEVTMVESHANMKIFSKKRPRQLLQLVAGLQGLRLTVLHLNVTTVDDSVLYSVSVKVEEGCHLNTVDEIAAAVHELLRRIEEGAGAFT; encoded by the exons atggcgCTCGAAGCAGTGGTGTACCCACAAGACCCTTTTGGCTACAGTCGGGATCAGTACTACGCCCTGGCCGGCGGGCTCCCGGAATTGGCCGACGAGAAGACCTTCTTGGACGCTTTCAACGACGACCCCACCGCCAACAACGCATGCTGCTGGGACTactactcctcctcctcggccaaCACCTCGGCCATGCACGGCGTCAGCATCAGCAGCGGTCAGTGGCCGGCCCTGGACCCCAACTCCTCGTCGCCGGAGACCACTtgcgccgccgcctccgccgccgccgccgccgaggccggcagcggcggcagcggccccgtcccggcggcggcggccggcggcggagggggaggaggaggcggcgggaggaggaagaggaggaggtgcAGGAGCAGCAAGAACAAGGAGGAGATAGAGAACCAGAGGATGACCCACATTGCGGTGGAGCGCAACCGCCGCAAGCAGATGAACGAGTACCTCGCCGTCCTCCGCTCCCTCATGCCCCCTTCTTACAGCCAGCGG gGTGATCAAGCGTCGATCATAGGAGGGGCCATCAATTTCGTGAAGGAGCTAGAGCAGCTCCTTCAGTCCATGCAGACCCACAAGTCGAAACCGAAACCACTGCAAgacctcgccgccgccgccaacaACAACAATGACAACAGCAACAATGACGTCGCCTCGCCTTTTGCCGAGTTCTTCAGCTTCCCACAGTACTCGACTCGGCTGGCCTCGGCTCCATGCGGCGGGCCGACCGAGCCAGCCACAGCTCTGGAGGACCGCAGCGGCGGCCCCCACCCCCAGTGGGTGGTGGCGGACATCGAGGTGACGATGGTGGAGAGCCACGCCAACATGAAGATCTTCTCCAAGAAGAGGCCGAGGCAGCTGCTCCAACTGGTGGCCGGGCTCCAGGGCCTCCGGCTCACCGTGCTCCACCTCAACGTCACCACCGTCGACGACTCGGTCCTCTACTCTGTCAGCGTCAAG GTGGAGGAAGGATGCCACTTGAACACGGTGGATGAAATCGCGGCCGCTGTCCATGAATTGCTACGTAGAATCGAGGAAGGAGCTGGCGCTTTCACCTAA